In a genomic window of Branchiostoma lanceolatum isolate klBraLanc5 chromosome 12, klBraLanc5.hap2, whole genome shotgun sequence:
- the LOC136446327 gene encoding zonadhesin-like codes for MIQLVILLCMVASSHTLTCQPCNSARCQAPENCPGGIVKGVCGCCNVCAKVEGEECGGPWNIGGVCDKGLICDKPHDDFNAHGTCKKNGSSPQDCGENAHFDGCGHGACRPTCDRPLPVCTLQCIPSCQCDDGFVLHDGKCIAEDQCPDRKCPEHSHFRKCGTCKRTCENPNPMCTRECKPPGCHCDPGYFWKEERCIPRSQCDGCSVDGGDYYPNGAKWAGEAEGTNCMCLGRQVFCTPIDRSGCAKDSRFDLTWGDKYPLWTCTVGSPEKTPSEPPERKCPENSHFRRCGKGGCQPTCEEPNPVCHMGCIPSCHCDPGYVWGEGGCIPISQCGGCLLESGKYYPNGAKWASRKVGVNCMCLRKKVFCAPIDKTYCPVYSRIETSETGSHVIWTCVKDTTTKCEKERELALKSGAMDVFVKQCDDDGSYLPVQCYGFTGDCYCAHPHTGTLYEATRAQGRPGADCSTYWESQGGEQDPEPKTKCEIERDSAIPMPGAFIKQCDDKGKYRVVQCHGSTGYCFCANPNDGSIFEETGKRGQPKQDCDTYWKQHGMKTKCQQERDKAAALLASGMVGLFVKECAEDGSYSTRQCHSSTGYCYCAHPEDGTVYRETGERPWETTGEGYDCDTYWKTMDAETKKEEL; via the exons ATGATTCAACTGGTTATTCTGTTGTGCATGGTGGCGAG TTCCCACACCCTTACATGTCAACCGTGTAACTCAGCCCGATGCCAGGCGCCTGAAAACTGCCCCGGGGGGATTGTCAAGGGAGTGTGCGGGTGCTGCAATGTGTGTGCAAAG GTTGAAGGAGAGGAGTGCGGAGGTCCATGGAACATTGGAGGCGTCTGCGATAAGGGCCTCATCTGTGACAAACCTCATGACGACTTTAACGCGCACGGCACCTGTAAGAAGAATGGATCTTCTCCTCAAG ATTGTGGAGAAAATGCCCACTTCGATGGATGCGGCCACGGCGCCTGCAGGCCGACGTGCGACAGACCCTTGCCGGTCTGTACCTTGCAGTGCATCCCAAGCTGCCAGTGTGACGACGGCTTCGTGCTGCATGACGGGAAGTGCATCGCCGAGGACCAGTGCCCCGACCGGAAGTGCCCCGAGCACAGCCATTTCCGGAAATGCGGTACCTGCAAGCGGACCTGCGAGAACCCGAACCCCATGTGTACCCGGGAGTGCAAGCCGCCAGGCTGTCACTGCGACCCCGGCTACTTTTGGAAAGAGGAACGCTGTATTCCCAGGAGTCAATGCGATGGATGTTCCGTTGATGGAGGCGACTACTACCCG AACGGTGCGAAGTGGGCCGGTGAGGCTGAGGGGACGAACTGCATGTGTTTGGGGAGGCAAGTGTTCTGCACTCCCATCGACCGTAGCGGCTGCGCTAAGGACTCCCGTTTTGACCTCACATGGGGCGACAAGTATCCCCTTTGGACTTGTACTGTCG GATCCCCCGAGAAGACTCCCAGCGAGCCTCCTGAGCGGAAGTGCCCAGAAAACAGCCACTTCCGGAGGTGTGGGAAGGGCGGCTGCCAACCGACGTGCGAGGAGCCGAACCCCGTCTGCCACATGGGCTGTATCCCGTCATGCCACTGCGACCCTGGCTACGTGTGGGGGGAAGGAGGATGCATTCCCATAAGTCAGTGCGGTGGATGTCTGCTGGAGAGTGGCAAATACTACCCG aATGGTGCCAAGTGGGCGTCGAGGAAGGTGGGGGTCAATTGCATGTGTCTGAGGAAGAAGGTTTTCTGCGCGCCGATAGACAAGACCTACTGCCCGGTGTACTCCCGTATCGAGACCAGCGAGACTGGCAGCCATGTTATCTGGACCTGTGTGAAAG ATACGACGACCAAGTGTGAGAAGGAACGTGAGCTTGCCCTGAAGTCCGGCGCGATGGACGTCTTCGTGAAACAGTGTGACGACGACGGCTCGTACCTGCCAGTCCAATGCTACGGGTTCACCGGCGACTGCTACTGCGCACATCCGCACACCGGCACGCTGTACGAGGCGACTCGCGCGCAGGGGAGGCCAGGAGCCGACTGTAGTACCTACTGGGAGTCGCAAGGAGGTGAACAAG ATCCAGAGCCCAAGACAAAGTGTGAGATAGAACGAGACTCTGCGATCCCGATGCCCGGGGCCTTCATCAAACAGTGCGACGACAAGGGCAAGTACCGCGTGGTGCAGTGCCACGGGTCCACCGGCTACTGCTTCTGCGCCAACCCGAACGACGGGTCCATCTTCGAGGAGACCGGAAAGAGGGGACAGCCAAAGCAAGACTGTGACACGTACTGGAAACAACATG GTATGAAGACGAAGTGCCAACAGGAGCGTGACAAAGCTGCCGCCCTCCTGGCCTCTGGCATGGTGGGGCTCTTCGTCAAGGAGTGCGCCGAGGACGGTTCGTACAGCACTCGGCAGTGCCACAGCTCCACTGGGTACTGTTACTGCGCGCACCCCGAGGACGGGACCGTGTATCGTGAGACAGGAGAGAGGCCGTGGGAGACCACGGGTGAAGGATACGACTGTGACACCTACTGGAAAACAATGG ATGCAGAAACTAAGAAGGAGGAACTATGA